The following are encoded together in the Qingshengfaniella alkalisoli genome:
- a CDS encoding sarcosine oxidase subunit delta, with protein MLLIHCPYCDQDLPELEFTYAGEAHLTRPSDPSLLTDEEWRDFLFIRKNPKGNHAERWRHTHGCARFFNAVRDTVSDRFIVTYKAGTSRPEGTE; from the coding sequence ATGCTACTAATCCACTGCCCCTACTGCGACCAGGACCTGCCGGAGCTTGAATTCACCTATGCAGGTGAAGCGCATCTGACGCGCCCCTCCGATCCGTCCCTTCTGACGGATGAGGAGTGGCGCGATTTCCTGTTCATCCGCAAGAACCCGAAGGGCAACCACGCGGAACGCTGGCGCCACACACACGGGTGTGCGCGGTTCTTCAACGCGGTGCGCGACACCGTCAGCGACCGTTTCATCGTGACCTACAAGGCAGGTACATCGCGACCGGAGGGTACCGAATGA